A window from Leptospira meyeri encodes these proteins:
- a CDS encoding DUF423 domain-containing protein codes for MNLVKKQSSAVLILLICLSGFLAVAIGAFGAHGLKKIVTPDLMVIYETGNRYHFYHTLASLVAFLLLQHSLVSESSNKSKTYLKLATWMFLLGVLIFSFSLYTLAVTGIRVLGAITPIGGVSFLVAWISLGVGSYYLFVPKK; via the coding sequence ATGAATCTTGTCAAGAAGCAATCCTCTGCGGTTTTAATCCTACTCATATGCCTTTCCGGTTTTTTAGCTGTGGCAATTGGTGCTTTTGGTGCCCACGGACTCAAAAAGATCGTAACCCCCGATTTGATGGTAATTTATGAAACGGGAAACCGATATCATTTTTATCACACTCTGGCATCACTTGTCGCATTTCTTTTGTTACAACATTCATTGGTATCTGAATCTTCGAACAAAAGTAAAACGTATTTGAAATTAGCAACCTGGATGTTTCTTTTGGGGGTTTTGATTTTTTCTTTTAGTTTGTATACCCTCGCCGTCACAGGGATTCGAGTTTTGGGTGCCATCACTCCCATAGGAGGAGTGAGTTTTTTAGTAGCCTGGATTAGTTTAGGAGTTGGGTCTTATTATCTCTTTGTACCAAAAAAATAA
- a CDS encoding carboxypeptidase M32 — MALPQALENYRKQYRKIKLFQDVASVLHWDSEVMMPEEGREYRSSQIAAVAELTHDWMTDKSFLNQIQSAKESINELPEFERSVWNRELEVLMEEKDKADKLPSEFVSEFARVTNLAHAEWAMAKKEKNFQSFSKRLEELVQLSKKQADYFGYTTEPYDALLDSYEKGAKAKQIQILFSDLKDSLVPIVATAPKFKNPFPGPISIEKQTKFCNRLPSLLGLTTKESRLDTSNHPFSTSLGKGDKRITTRYSETDPLSSIFGVLHETGHSLYESGLSAMPDWPTPITEFLSLGIHESQSRLWENQVGRSLPFWEFVYPILLSDFSLTDKELPFKELYQFINSTEKTKVRVEADQVTYNLHIILRFEIERDLINGKIQVKDLPEIWNTKMKESFGLSIENDAEGVLQDIHWSMGAFGYFPTYTLGNIFSSQFFKKFTEEFPNSHNKFSTKGDFSDLLSWLRKNIHSKGKIFDVDTLMKQTTGESANSKYLISYLNGKIKEVTK; from the coding sequence ATGGCCCTGCCCCAAGCACTCGAAAATTACCGAAAACAATATCGTAAAATCAAATTATTCCAAGATGTAGCCTCAGTTTTGCATTGGGACTCGGAGGTGATGATGCCTGAAGAAGGTCGGGAATACCGGTCCTCCCAAATCGCCGCTGTCGCAGAACTCACTCATGATTGGATGACAGACAAATCTTTCTTAAACCAAATCCAATCCGCAAAAGAATCGATCAATGAGCTTCCTGAATTTGAGCGATCAGTTTGGAATCGTGAGTTGGAAGTCCTCATGGAAGAGAAAGATAAGGCAGATAAACTGCCTTCTGAGTTTGTTTCCGAATTCGCACGAGTCACTAATTTAGCACATGCCGAATGGGCAATGGCAAAAAAAGAAAAGAACTTCCAATCATTTTCAAAACGATTAGAGGAATTAGTTCAATTATCCAAAAAACAAGCAGATTACTTCGGTTATACGACAGAGCCTTATGATGCATTGCTCGACAGTTACGAAAAAGGTGCCAAAGCAAAACAAATTCAAATTTTGTTTTCTGATTTGAAAGACTCACTTGTTCCTATTGTTGCTACTGCTCCTAAATTCAAAAACCCTTTCCCTGGACCAATCTCTATAGAGAAACAAACTAAGTTTTGTAATCGTCTGCCTTCACTTCTAGGTTTAACAACAAAAGAATCTAGATTGGATACTAGTAACCATCCGTTTTCTACAAGTTTAGGAAAAGGTGACAAACGAATCACAACTAGGTATTCTGAAACTGATCCATTATCCTCCATCTTTGGTGTGTTACATGAAACAGGTCATTCATTATATGAATCTGGGTTGTCAGCAATGCCAGATTGGCCGACGCCAATTACAGAATTCCTAAGTTTAGGTATCCATGAATCACAAAGTCGATTGTGGGAAAACCAAGTGGGACGTTCCTTACCTTTTTGGGAGTTTGTTTATCCTATTTTGTTATCTGATTTTAGCCTCACAGATAAAGAACTTCCTTTTAAAGAGTTATACCAATTCATCAATAGCACAGAAAAAACGAAAGTAAGAGTGGAAGCTGACCAGGTAACTTATAACCTACATATCATTTTACGCTTTGAAATCGAAAGAGATCTGATCAATGGAAAAATCCAAGTAAAAGATTTACCTGAAATTTGGAATACCAAGATGAAAGAAAGCTTTGGTTTATCGATAGAAAATGATGCCGAGGGTGTTTTGCAGGATATTCATTGGTCGATGGGTGCTTTTGGGTATTTCCCAACATATACACTTGGAAATATTTTTAGTTCACAGTTTTTCAAAAAATTTACAGAAGAATTTCCTAATTCGCATAACAAATTTTCTACGAAAGGTGATTTTTCTGATCTACTGAGTTGGCTCAGGAAAAATATTCATTCAAAGGGGAAAATATTTGATGTTGATACGTTGATGAAACAGACAACAGGTGAATCTGCAAATTCAAAATACTTAATTTCTTATTTGAATGGGAAAATTAAAGAAGTAACGAAATAA